ATTCGTCTTCCCCTACCTGGCGCACGCGCCCATGGAGCCGCTCAACTGCACCGTGAAACTGGACGGCGACAAAGCCGAACTCTGGATGGGCACGCAAATGCCCGGCCTGGACGCGATGGCCGCCGCCAAAACGCTGGGTCTGCAGCCGCAAAACGTGAAGGTGAACACCCAGATGGCCGGTGGCGGCTTTGGCCGCCGTGCCATCCCTACCAGCGACTACGTGGTGGAAGCCTGCGGCGTGGCCAAGGCCGCGCGCACCGCAGGCATCACCGCGCCCGTGCGCACGCTGTGGAGCCGCGAGGACGACATCAAGGGCGGCTACTACCGCCCCATGCACGTGCACCGCGCCGAGATCGGCTTTGACGCCAAGGGCAAGATCCTGGCGTGGGACCACACCATCGTCGGCCAGTCCATCACCAAGGGCTCACCGTTCGAGGCCTTCATGATCAAGAACGGCATTGACGCCACGGCCATCGAAGGCATGAAAGAGCCCTACGACGTGCCCATGAAGCTGTCGGTGCACCACCCGGACGTGAACGTGCCGGTGCTGTGGTGGCGCAGCGTGGGCTCCACCCACACGGCCTACGCCATGGAGACATTGATCGACGAAGTGGCCCGCACCACCAAGCAGGACCCGGTGGCCTACCGCCTGGCCTTGATGGGCGACAAGCACCCGCGCCACAAGGCGGCGCTGCAACTTGCCGTCGCCCAGTCGGGCTACGGCAAGAAGAAGCTGGCCGCTGGTCGCGCCTGGGGCGTGGCGGTGCACGAATCGTTCGAGTCGGTGGTGGCCTATGTGGTCGAGGCGTCCGTCAAAGACGGCACGCCCAAGCTGCACAGCATCACCGCCGGCGTGCATTGCAACCTGGTGGTCAACCCCAAGAGCGTGGAAGCCCAGGTGCAAGGCGCCGCATTGATGGGGCTGGGCACCTGCCTGCCCGGTGCCGCCATCACGCTCAAGGACGGTGTTGTGGAGCAGAGTAACTTCGGCGACTACGCCGTGCCCCGCATCACCGACATGCCTCAGGTGACCGTGCACATCGTGCCCAGCGCCGATCCGCCGAAGGGCATGGGTGAACCCGGCCTGCCTCCGCTGGCACCGGCGTTTGCGAATGCGGTAGCGCGGTTGACGGGGAAGACGCCGAGGGAGTTGCCGTTTAAGTTGGGCTGACTCTGTAGTGGAAGTCGGCTATGCAGCCTTCTTCCCATTCAAGCAAAATTTTTATCAATGCGCCAAATTAATCAGAAAATAAATCGGCTCAATAATTTTAAATAAAAAATCAGCATTGCCTCTCGCGCAAAATCGATTTCGCATGCTGGACAAAACTACCAAATTCGTTACCTTTTTTCGATTTTGTAGAACCGATGACTCGGATCAAGAAAAACGACATAAAAAGTATTTGAATCGAAGGCGTATCCACAGCTATTTTGCTCTTTGCCATGCAGGTTAGCAGGCAATGTAAACCCTACTAGGCGCATAGCCTGTTCCAGCCTAAAACGCCCCCACTCAACCTCGTGGGGAACGTGGGGAGGATGCTTAAAATCACTAGAAGCGGGGAAGCTTCCGTAGGTTGCCAGCACGCTCCCAGAAGCGCCAACGGGAGATTTTCTCCAATGATCTAGAGATTCTTTTGTGTAATATTTTAACTTGTTGAATAGCTTTGTTTGCTGATCCGAAGTCCAATCACAAAAATCTTGACCAGCAGGCTGGATATCGAAATATGCAAAATTAAATTTACACTTTTCTGCCAGCGAATTACCTGCCGACTCTAGACTGGTCGTCGGAATTTGGCTTAAAAAAGATTCCTTTGCATAATTTCTATATTTCTTCATACGCAAGGAACCCCCCCAATTTTTTTATCTCTATAAAGAGGTGATATTGGGCGGTCATTTCGAATAAGGTCTCCTGCAATTTCGTCCAATCGGTATGCAAAGCTTTCGTTGTTTACTTTGTTTACCAAATAAGATCTGTATTTACCAAGATTGTTTAGTATTTCAGTATCGTGCGTTGTGAAAAGTAGTTGCGCATGGTTTGGGTTTTTCTCCGGATCTGTAAACAGCTCAAGAATTTTTGGCAAAATTTGAGGATGCAAATGCACATCAAATTCATCAACCACGGCAACCCCCCCCAGCTCCAATGTGGCAATGTACATTGGGAGATATCTGAATAGTAGTTTTGTGCCGCTGGATTCAAAATGTTGAGCCACCGGATGCTCCGATTCATCATGCTTGTGAATAAATATCGGACTAAATTCTTTCTTCCCAGTTGTTGGGTTTTGAGTTTCAATAATTTTAACTGCAGAAAGACCCACGTCACATTCTTGCAGAAATCTGTTGACACGAGATAGCATATCTACACTTTTTGCCAAAAGCTCTGAAATCGTAGCTATGCTTACTTGTCGCTCTCGGTATCCGGATGTGTTTACATTGGATGGAAAATCGCTAAAGTACTCGGCTATGTTTAGTATTTCTTTTATTTCATACTGCCTTGCGGTCGATATCAATGAGGCGTTAGATCTTAGTCTAACGCCTTTTATTGCTGAATATTTTTTTGAGGCGTAAATAATTTCATTATTAATTCGCTCAATAATTTTAACTCGCTTGGAGATTTTGCTGTA
Above is a window of Acidovorax sp. KKS102 DNA encoding:
- a CDS encoding xanthine dehydrogenase family protein molybdopterin-binding subunit, with protein sequence MHFEPHALQGQAQHFMPKHLQAIVDKAQGAINSEALNASDGVARRTFLKVSAASGFALGAFPLVSAVQGAAAAAPTGLKPHEQPSAFVRIDADGTVTVTINRLDFGQGVQTGLPMILAEELDADWSKVRSVHGDANPAYADPAFGMHLTGGSNSIKNSYTQYRELGARTRAMLVGAAAAQWGVDASALRTSNGFVVGPGGKKLGYGQLAEAAMKQPVPEKVTLKDPKQFRLIGKPTGRLDAKAKSSGQQDYGIDVRLPGMLTAVVARPPVFGAKVKSLDDSAAKAIKGVKAVLRVPTDRGGEGIAIVADGYWPAKQGRDALKVEWDTSAVTKPDTTALLAQYRELAAKPGNVAMQADMAPLAGAAHKISAEFVFPYLAHAPMEPLNCTVKLDGDKAELWMGTQMPGLDAMAAAKTLGLQPQNVKVNTQMAGGGFGRRAIPTSDYVVEACGVAKAARTAGITAPVRTLWSREDDIKGGYYRPMHVHRAEIGFDAKGKILAWDHTIVGQSITKGSPFEAFMIKNGIDATAIEGMKEPYDVPMKLSVHHPDVNVPVLWWRSVGSTHTAYAMETLIDEVARTTKQDPVAYRLALMGDKHPRHKAALQLAVAQSGYGKKKLAAGRAWGVAVHESFESVVAYVVEASVKDGTPKLHSITAGVHCNLVVNPKSVEAQVQGAALMGLGTCLPGAAITLKDGVVEQSNFGDYAVPRITDMPQVTVHIVPSADPPKGMGEPGLPPLAPAFANAVARLTGKTPRELPFKLG
- a CDS encoding ATP/GTP-binding protein — its product is MLLEFGFRNFYSFREGASISFRLDANCPHSISLGKPFSTVVGIKGANGSGKTQILKALAFISSFAHQSFSQEIDAPIPIFPFFNSKDPSEFYVEFMLQGVIYNYELSCTQEKVLSEVLYSKISKRVKIIERINNEIIYASKKYSAIKGVRLRSNASLISTARQYEIKEILNIAEYFSDFPSNVNTSGYRERQVSIATISELLAKSVDMLSRVNRFLQECDVGLSAVKIIETQNPTTGKKEFSPIFIHKHDESEHPVAQHFESSGTKLLFRYLPMYIATLELGGVAVVDEFDVHLHPQILPKILELFTDPEKNPNHAQLLFTTHDTEILNNLGKYRSYLVNKVNNESFAYRLDEIAGDLIRNDRPISPLYRDKKIGGVPCV